The Mustelus asterias chromosome 18, sMusAst1.hap1.1, whole genome shotgun sequence genome has a window encoding:
- the LOC144507160 gene encoding SERTA domain-containing protein 2-like → MLAKGLKRKLSDYEENMAGVPGAFDSNPGLPYTLQRQLVLNMCLIKLQSCRMLVEPNLHRSVLIANTVRQIQEEMRQESSHEGSNICNGTNPIPDTYTASQAGIELTGTPSSVQTNSLDLNSSSDFSESQIENSLVVVSDDDMSSAISSILKDLDFMEDISPSPCPTSAGEGDINTDISLGDRPQEIKPAETVFGSFEITNSTSYLTDLAFDDIFEDIDTSMYDSDLCLLPLTPARSPPANVDEVSKPFQLCNSTSVNAIQICRVDLSDLDHIMEILVGS, encoded by the coding sequence ATGTTGGCTAAAGGACTGAAGCGCAAGCTTAGTGATTACGAAGAAAATATGGCTGGTGTTCCTGGTGCCTTTGATTCGAACCCAGGGCTGCCCTATACTTTGCAGAGACAGTTAGTACTCAATATGTGCCTCATCAAATTGCAAAGCTGTAGGATGCTGGTAGAACCAAACCTGCATCGTTCTGTTCTCATTGCAAATACTGTACGGCAGATCCAGGAAGAAATGAGACAAGAAAGCAGCCATGAAGGATCTAACATTTGCAATGGAACAAATCCAATTCCAGACACTTACACAGCATCTCAGGCAGGTATTGAATTAACTGGAACACCATCATCTGTTCAAACTAACTCTCTGGATTTGAATAGTTCTTCAGATTTTTCAGAGAGTCAGATTGAGAACTCTTTAGTGGTGGTTTCAGATGATGACATGTCATCCGCCATTTCATCAATCCTCAAAGATTTGGATTTTATGGAGGATATTAGCCCATCTCCCTGTCCAACATCTGCAGGCGAGGGTGACATAAATACAGACATATCCTTGGGGGACAGACCGCAGGAAATTAAGCCTGCAGAAACTGTGTTTGGATCTTTTGAAATCACAAATTCAACGAGTTACCTAACAGACCTTGCTTTCGATGACATATTTGAAGACATTGACACATCCATGTATGACTCAGATCTGTGCTTACTTCCATTGACACCTGCTAGATCACCACCAGCTAATGTGGATGAAGTTTCTAAACCCTTTCAGTTATGCAACTCTACATCTGTGAATGCCATTCAGATCTGCAGAGTGGATTTGAGTGACCTGGACCATATCATGGAGATTCTTGTAGGATCCTAA